A region from the Brachyhypopomus gauderio isolate BG-103 unplaced genomic scaffold, BGAUD_0.2 sc50, whole genome shotgun sequence genome encodes:
- the LOC143487819 gene encoding uncharacterized protein LOC143487819 isoform X2 encodes MENKQYCVVEFQDRGTAVVPSCWLKGDKCSWPPYNSQKLQKSVRQREISRPDWTVHDNVRCLVTCDTYEMAHSRLKLVEEGCCTSDLQSDEDTEERKKRKMRINTRYSDYVDEDPGESKRRQLAKPPPVVLPEVSPGYTAQEQRSNNGSFWGQWPSNGLGSTNWSEQCFNDSQGSSNPVYHTLQVPEYERNDPI; translated from the exons ATGGAAAACAAACAATATTGTGTGGTGGAGTTCCAGGACAGGGGTACTGCCGTTGTGCCTAGCTGCTGGCTCAAGGGTGACAAATGTTCATGGCCACCCTATAACAGCCAAAAGCTGCAAAAATCTGTCAGACAAAGGGAAATATCCAGACCTGACTGGACTGTTCATGACAATGTGCGATGTCTAGTAACTTGTG atACCTATGAAATGGCTCACAGCCGTCTTAAATTAGTTGAAGAAGGTTGCTGCACATCAGACCTGCAGTCAGATGAGGATACAGAAGAacgaaaaaaaaggaaaatgag GATTAATACTCGTTACAGTGACTATGTTGATGAGGACCCTGGGGAATCAAAAAGGAGACAGTTAGCCAAGCCTCCTCCAGTTGTGCTGCCAG AAGTCAGCCCGGGATATACGGCACAGGAACAAAGATCAAATAATG GATCATTCTGGGGACAGTGGCCGTCAAATG GTTTGGGTTCAACAAACTGGTCTGAGCAGTGTTTTAATG ACTCCCAAGGCAGCAGCAACCCAGTGTACCATACACTGCAAGTCCCAGAATATGAAAGAAATG ATCCGATATGA
- the LOC143487819 gene encoding uncharacterized protein LOC143487819 isoform X1 has translation MFQMENKQYCVVEFQDRGTAVVPSCWLKGDKCSWPPYNSQKLQKSVRQREISRPDWTVHDNVRCLVTCDTYEMAHSRLKLVEEGCCTSDLQSDEDTEERKKRKMRINTRYSDYVDEDPGESKRRQLAKPPPVVLPEVSPGYTAQEQRSNNGSFWGQWPSNGLGSTNWSEQCFNDSQGSSNPVYHTLQVPEYERNDPI, from the exons ATGTTTCAGATGGAAAACAAACAATATTGTGTGGTGGAGTTCCAGGACAGGGGTACTGCCGTTGTGCCTAGCTGCTGGCTCAAGGGTGACAAATGTTCATGGCCACCCTATAACAGCCAAAAGCTGCAAAAATCTGTCAGACAAAGGGAAATATCCAGACCTGACTGGACTGTTCATGACAATGTGCGATGTCTAGTAACTTGTG atACCTATGAAATGGCTCACAGCCGTCTTAAATTAGTTGAAGAAGGTTGCTGCACATCAGACCTGCAGTCAGATGAGGATACAGAAGAacgaaaaaaaaggaaaatgag GATTAATACTCGTTACAGTGACTATGTTGATGAGGACCCTGGGGAATCAAAAAGGAGACAGTTAGCCAAGCCTCCTCCAGTTGTGCTGCCAG AAGTCAGCCCGGGATATACGGCACAGGAACAAAGATCAAATAATG GATCATTCTGGGGACAGTGGCCGTCAAATG GTTTGGGTTCAACAAACTGGTCTGAGCAGTGTTTTAATG ACTCCCAAGGCAGCAGCAACCCAGTGTACCATACACTGCAAGTCCCAGAATATGAAAGAAATG ATCCGATATGA